Genomic window (Pectinophora gossypiella chromosome 5, ilPecGoss1.1, whole genome shotgun sequence):
CGGGCTCTGAAGCCAGAGCTGCGTGCTGACGCTATGAAGCGTGATGAATCCCACGTTCGCATCACACCTTGGGctaatggaaaaccagcccgtaagtatacctacctatttcagTGCAAAAATGTCTTGATTTAATTTTTAGGTCAACTACAATAAATTTGCTAGTTACCAGGCTAAAAATATCAAAACCAACTTTACCTTTGTATCTAGTGTCATTCATTATATCTACCCGAATGTCAACATGAAAATTGCATTGATTTTCAGATGAAAAGGATTAAAAGATGACTGCATTCATCTCTTATGTTAGGTAAAAAACAGTGAAACCATAGATGCTGAAATGCTAATTCTGTAtatgatttcatttttattacaaagaaATGAAACCGTATCAGAATCCTGTGTGACAATGTGATACTTTATAACTCTTGATGCCCAACAAAAACCCAACAAAAACCTTAACAAAAATTTGCAATGTGTTTTGTCCTAGTAACTAATCTGTCATGTTtagtataataacatctaacATTAGGAATACTGCAGATGTCGTTCGTCTCTTCACATCAAATTAGTAATGAAATACTTTCTAATATCTGTGAATAGACCCAAGCAAAGTTggggtaaattaaaaaaataaaaaaacttacatGAATTGCAATACTACAAAAGGAAAGATGTGTAAGAGCTAATGCCATCATAACTTTGTTATAGCaggatgtgtgtgtgttttgacTGTGCCTTGGATGATATACAATAAAAATTgatttacattataaataaactaaaacatCTGTATATTTTCAGCTACACAACAGCCTGGAGCCAAGTAAACAGAAAGAACCATTTGTGAACATGCATGatcaacaataaaaatatttaaattgttagctttaacttaataaaataatgttgtaaagttacatacatatttttcttttaaattaatcttAAGGGTCAaggaactaattaaagcacaAAAGTAAgatactatatatttttttaatctagtAACTTTGGTTTGTATATTTGCTGACTTAActtcttctataatgtttttccCTAAAGGAGCCTCTGGGTCAATATCCTTCAAGTCGATATTAGAAAAAACACCCTGTTGAATCCTTAGTTTTTCTATACCATTCCATGCGATCATTATTCCATTATCAGTACATACTCTAGGTGGTGGTCGGTATACATTGTACCCCCTTTTCTCTCCTAAATACTGAAGGgaattaaatataaagttattgcAAGCAACTCCTCCAGAAACcacaatatttttacaattgtcagtaataattttattcttttcaCAAAACAGAATTGCTCTGTCTAGTCTATGTACCACATGCTCAGCTATTGCCAACTGAAAAGCAGCACACAAATCATTCACTTCTGGTATAATCCCATCACCTATTATTCCATGTTCTGCTtctttacttattaatttacgaACCAGAGAATCCTTTAGGCCACTAAAACTGAAATCGCAGTCTCTAGACCTCACTAATGGCAATGGAAATTCAAACATTCCAGGGTTTTTAGCATATGTTGCTGCCAATTCAATTGCTTGGCCTCCAGAAACTTGCGAGTATTCAGGTATATTACGTAACTTCATTCTTCTGGCTACTTTATCCATAACTTCACCTGGAGCATTATCTAAACTTTTTCCAAGCAAAAGGAAGTCATTAACATCTTTAACAACTGAAACAAGGCAGTGTCCACCAGATATTAATAAAGCTAGAAAAGGAAATGGGATTTCGTGATACATTCTTGCTACCAGAGCATGTGCTTCCATGTGATGTACAGGTATCAAAGGTTTTTGATGTGTTCTTGACAGAAACTTGGCATACATAACACCTACTTGTAGACTGATTAAAAGGCCAGGTCTTGTAGTCACTGCTATTGCATCAACATCATTCATTGTAAAGTTAGCTTTCTTGAGTGCTCCAGTAACAGCTGCTTCTATGTTCTCTCGGTGTAAATCATGAGCGACTGTTGGATTTACTCCACCATACCTCACATGTATGGCACTTTGACTGTACAATGTTTCTCCTAACAAATTACCAGCACCATCTACTACAGCACAACCAGTATCATCACAAGAAGTTTCAATTCCTAGAATTTTGGAGCTTTTTGAATAGGCTGGAATTCCATATGACCTTACCAaacacttaattatttttatttgtgataATAAACTATAACGACATGGAGACAACATTGCGATAgttaaaacaataacaaacaaatagtTTAGTTTGTTCTGGTTTCTTCTCAACATCAGGTGAAGGCACAGACCAGACGCAGACCAACTAGAGAAGAGATGCTACCTACGCATCAGAAGGAAATGTTCCatagtaaaaattaaaaatatctgtggaaactgctcttatagaacatgacagctctttcttttaattaaattatttgccATGGAAGTTAGTAGGGGcatttcggcgggaaacgggaacgggacagttgctttcttcattgagtaatctaaataattaatacgaagtggtgttttgtggttaatgatcgcattaagttagtcggaagacattcgcgagtgttattatattggagtattcaataaacaaagtgtatctgcctattttcgcttcgtgccgggaagccgcttcataactcaaaagtttatgcggacttttgagttaattcgtttggggttcggagtaggagtctactccgagggtgggggcttaggtttcatcatcatcacctttcatcatttcattaatcatcaagaaaaaaatacgtcagacatggctgtatgggcatagttccctttgccttacccttcggggaaaaccaaaacaaaaaaaaaggaagttagtagctttgggtggtagcaattttagcctttttaAGCCTAAATCGCCCCCCATTTTCACCCTTGTGATAAgatctaattattttcatttggaatgggaatttgaaatgaaataggtagtacataacataaccagcctatatacgtcccactgctgggcacaggcctccccgcaatcaaccggagggggtattttattttttaatggattgTTTTCTGGATCTCGTGTACTcagagtaatttttttttttttttaataagatgggtttgctcttgacttcgttcttctacaagaagaagagatcgacgttggaacgagcttacccagaaaatgcctattcacccgtgatttaaaggaccccaggttataagagtcgggaaacaccgacgccggcagcccattccattccttggctgtgcgcattatgaaggatgaagcgaagcgcttggtgcggattagtggtatgtcaaccaagtaaggatggtaacccgccgtacgtctggatgtcctcagatggaatggacttggtggaatgagccgatggagctcctgtgcacactccccgaagtacaatctgtaaaaaaccgacagacaggCGACTTTACGGCGGTGGTCTAGGCTATGCAGTTTGGCTTCCACCAGCTTCCTGTCGCCGATCAACCTCTTAGCACGTCGCTCAACAGAATCCAACGCAGCAAGTTGGTACTTAGCTGAGCCATCCCAAAGGTGAGAACAGTACTCCATGCAAGAACGGACTTGTGCTTTATATAAGGTCAAAAGTTGTCCAGGTGAGAAGTACCGCTTAACCCTATTTAGGATGCCCAGTTTTTTGGCTGCAGTCTGAGCTTTGGATTCAATGGTGGTTCCAAAGTTGAGGCGAGACGTCAGCTTCATTCCAAGAAGCTCAAGACGGTCGGTGATCGGTACAGATGCACCTCGGAAAGTAGGAGTCCTGTTGAACGGACTCTTCTTAgcggtgaacagacacgcctgTGTTTTAGAAGAGTTGAACGTTACCAGATTTTTGTCTCCCCATTGGGACACATGCTTCAGAATCTCATCCGCTCGTTCCACCAAATCCTCTCGAAGAGATCGAACTACTTCCGCGGTAGCTGCAGCACCAGACACATACCTCTCTAAGACAGTACTGTCATCAGCGTACCCAACAATGCCTGACATAAGCAAGTCATTGATGTGCAACAGGAAGAGAGTCGCAGAGAGGACAGATCCCTGAGGAACCCCGGCATCAATAGCGATAAGGTCAGAAGAGCCGCCGTCAATGACTACTCTTATCGATCGCTCACTCAGGAAGTCTGATATCCAGGTGCTGAAGCCAGCGGGAATGCCGTATGCTGGAAGCTTACTAATTCTTGCACAAATTGATGTCAGAGATTTTTTCGTGACAATCACACGCCTTCTTCGTCTAGGGCGTCGAGGGGTGGAGTCAATGGGTGCATCtgaaataagaataagaaacaaaatgaattaaattaataacctcACAACAGCTCTAAATCGACAGACACAAATAAACATCCTACTACGCCACACCCATACCTAGTCCATTCCGTCGCGGGCAATCTTTTTTGGGTTCTATCTgtagataaatatattaaaagtaaaacaatatcGAAATAATTATCCGTAACTGGATATTTGTGTATATCACACATATTAATCATTGATTCAAGATGTGTAAAACTTACCACTTTCGACTCTTGTACGTTTCTCTGGAACTTCAACTTTGGTGTAGGAATGGTCTTCATTCAGTCTCCTCTTGCAAAAATTGTGCTCATgggagacattttctgaaaagtaataaatgtttcagtGAGTTGCATTTTCAGACTTCTGCCACTGTTCTTTTCACTACCAACTGTCCCAAACAGACCAACTTATCTGAGCAGAACAACAAACAGAGCATCGATTGATAgccacttaataataaataatgtgaaatattattttaaataactgcCTTGGGGCATATCAGTAGTGGTCTCATCAGCACTAAATAATGTTAGATAGGCGTTGACGTGGAGGCAAGATTTCACGCGTGGCGATGAGAAAAACCTTTTCTGCTTTCGTAAGTTCAGGACACTTCGCAATCTTTCAGAACTAATGCGCACTCTACCCATTTTTGGAGTTCTATCTCAGATTTTggaaatctataaaaaaaatacgtccttTCGTCTACTATCACAACCCACAACACTACACTTATAGTACATGATGAAAGTTAGATACCCCCAAGTACAAGTACAAGTTAGAACGCCGACCTATGTGCTAAAGAAGCTGTCCGCTTGGGTACTGAGATCTACAACAAGACTTTCTCCAGAGATATCCGGGCTCTCGCTAAATCACATCTATTCAAATCTTGGGATGAGCTTTGGCAAACATCTAAGCAAGCAAAAGGTAAACTTTACGGACTTATCCAGCCTTCTATACCTATAAGAccttggttttttaaatttagaaacttTGATAAGTGGGTTACCTCTGTGATTATCCGTCTCCGTCTGGGTCACGTGTGCTCCCCTGTTTTTCTGGCTAAGTTACGGATCCGAGATCATTCCGTATGCGAATGTGGTGTTGAGGATGGCACTGTTAATCATCTATTTTTCTCCTGTCCTAATTTAGTTATCTCTATGTATGATGTTCTCCCACCTTGTATTCCCCGACCTGTGAATGTCAACTTTCTCTTAACTTTAGTTTCTACCCCCTTCATTAATATCCTTTGTACGTTTATTAAACGGAATAatctaaaattgtaaaaattgtaTGCTAATATATGTGCAAGTCCATGtgtaatataagtataagtatgtatatataatttggtccaaaactaaaaaaaaataataataatttgtgaaCGAAAAATGGTGGCGGGCTTATACTACGTGTGTTTCTAACCTATATGTCTGTGAAGTTAATTAACAATCgtgttgtctttatttttagggaacttCTGGACTACATCATTGGACTTCCCACCGAACAGTCTTcagtataatttaaattaacctaccgactattttttttatgatttttttttcttcggtaccttgacgttggcagaatcatcgtttctaaacgatgcagccataaactttaaaaagtgaagtgaaggAGGGGCGGGGAGGAACTGTCATCTTCGATATGAGCGCGAGAATGATATGTATGAAGATAACCGCCCATGGGTGAAGGTGAACCTCACTCACCTTGATCAAACATGATCCATCCATTCATTGGTCTTTGATTCTTTGATTCATTCAGTGAAAAGTGAAGTGAATGAAGTGAACAAGAGAATCTGTACCACAGACTAATAAGAAGATACTACGTATCAGACTTTTATATCGGAGGACCGACTTCCATAGATATTTTTTAGGGATATAGACGGGGAAGAATTGACTTTGGCATTTAATAGTTTTTGGTTAAACTGAGCCTTTGAGCAAAGGCAATAAGTTAATTCAGACAATTTGACCCGGCTTGTCCATTTTATAAGGGAAGATAACTTTTCGTAACTGTAAAGTGTTTCATTTTACGTATTTGGATTAATGAAAAcaaattcttttattttcaacatgtacttttaaattttataaatgctTTTTCTTGTATATTGAATATTGTCAATAATTATGCTAAATTTATCTAATCCCCGTCTTATTCTTGAAAGTCTAACGTCTGAtatgtattattttcttattagtCTGTGAACTGTATGGAATCTGtgaatgaatttatttattttgaatcatcatcagccgtacgatgccGACGCCATTTTGAATAATttgaatcaaataaaataatattttataatctttCCAACCAATTTCCAATCCTCAGCCCTCGATCTCTATCACTCGTGTGATCAAGGACTGAAATGCGTTTAGAtcaatattggccccgattcctgcaaacaccgcctaattttattttaagttatatccgtcattttcatatccgtcgaaaaggaaagggacggatgattcacagctcttaattttaggaagaatgagtaaatgaatgtgtcgggtttttgactgatgtaaaatttttagacggttggtttagatttgtgcttaaaattgacgtgtgttccataaattttatgcttgtcaattacccgtccctttccttttcggcggataagaaaatgacagatataacttaaaataaaattagatggtatttgcaggaattagcaccattgagtgTGTATTGGCGGCCTTAGCTTCTTATATACCGACTGTGTGTGTACATTGAAGGcattttggcgggaaacgggaacgggacagttgctttcttcattgaataatctaaataattaatacgaagtggtgttttgtggttaatgatcgcattaagttagtcggaagacatcgcgacagtgttattatatcggagtattcaatgaacaaagtgtgtctgcctattttcgcttcgtgccaagaagccgcttcataactcgaaagtttatgcggacttttgaggtaattcgtttggggttcggagtaggagtctactccgagggttggggcttaggtttcatcatcatcacctttcatcatgtcattaatcatcaagaaaaaaaatacgtaagacatggctgtatgggcatagttccctttgcctgaccctccggggaaaaccaaaacaaaaaaaaactgactgtGTACATTGAACAGTGATTGATCAAGCGATtgatcgatataaaaaaataataattttgatcagtaacataaaactcataaattattataactatTTCCAACTTTTAATAGGTATCATTAACGGTATCAAGAGAACGTCACTCACTGCAAACGCTTTTGGTAACAAATtgtaactttttttaatttgtatactGCCGTCACGTTTGACGGGCGGACGGATTGGAGAACGAGACGAGACGAACCGCCACCCACAGATCTCGTTTTGTGCGGACACATCACATTCGTTCTTCTTCTAATGAAAAGAATAAGGTACGGTGTTTTTTAGtttgataaattaaacaaaatacctAAAATGTGATACGTGAATTTTGATTTGTTTATCATATTTAACGATTGCATGTGCTTTTGGGTGTTTTCAGGCAGAATTTGTAAATTGCAATGCAAATTCCAGTGTCTATTTATATTACGTTTTTCCATAAACTTATGTAAATGATTATATTCAGAGAGTCCATTTAAATTTACGGGATTAATGTGTTATCTGAAGATAATATTTCTGCTGTAATCTTTGCCTGTAACTTTTCTTGTCGGATAACTTATTCCGCGTGAGTATGAACCGTAACCTTCCGGCAGTGGTAACCTAAGTACATAGCTTCGCACTTATTTCATCTCATTGGTACCTGATAAGCGACAACAAGCAATTAGGTGTTTACTGTTCAATACAATACATCGAATCTTGGTGTTTCGTATTACTACTGGGCCTATGTTGTGCAAGTTACATTAGTAACTACAAACTTCTAGACAATAAATGGCGATAAAATTGCTGTTGTGAATTTAGTCTCtttaaataaattcatctaTTTAAAGTGAAAATCAATTAATATATTGAACTTCTAGATAGCCACACTAATTATAGAATTTTTCAGGTTTAATGACTGCTAGCACAAGCTGACACAAAATGATTTCCTTAAGTATTTTGAAGCAATCGACTATCATACACTTATGTTTCGCTATATCCTACTTCACATCTGGTTTGATTTTAAGTTTGATACAAGGCATTTTATACTTTGGACTGAAGCCATTCGATAAAACATTGTACAGGAAGATTAACTACTATCTTTCATATTCCTTTTACTgtcgtaagtaattaatttcacTTCTGTATTTATCTTACAGCAAATTGCTATGAATGAGACTGGAGTAAATGTTATAAAGAGATATATACCAAACTGTAATTTGATATGATACAACCATACAACAATATCTAATTAAATAACTGCAATTTTTGTTTACAATTCCTTACCATTGGACACAAAGCTTCCCTCAATCTAATAAGAGATTTATATGACTCATCCTTTGCTAAACCTGGTTTTTATTTCAGAATTAGTATTCATGTCAGAATGGTGGTCAGGTACGAAATTGTGTATCTATGTTAAAAAGGATGAATATGAGAAATTCTATGGCAAAGAGCATGGCTATCTACTCATGAACCATAGCTACGAGATAGACTGGCTCATGGGCTGGCACTTTTGTGACGGCATCCAAGTTCTTGGGGTAAGTTCACTTTTCATATTCATTTCAATGTCATCTTTACAAactttgttaaaatgtatttcaAATTCTATAATATGATGCTGAAATAGACacccattaaaaaaataaaataaaaaaatatgcctggtgtaatttattttattaacaaatagTTCAACATTATGTAATGTGCCAATAGAAATATGTTTgtaaatttatttcattaatagGTATTCTTTGTCATATTAatgaattatgttttattaaaatacttgtaaTTTCTTATGGGCaagtgtgtatttttattggaaAACACTACCTAAAGTTGTAAATCATCTAACATTGCTTCTAAATGAATGTGGCCAAAAGGGAATATTGCATATTCTTTATTTCAACATCTTAATTATGAAACTTGTTGGCCTAATTAAACATTAAATGATAATAACTCCacaacaatatttattaataatagattgcttttaaaacacaattaacttcaataatacttttttatgttttattttacactATAGAGTTCATTGTACAGTATTTAtagataagataaataaaaataattgccaCAGGCACAtaggtatgtaattttataattaaggaCTATATGCCTACAGATTCTGTAGTATAGAATAACTATAAGTGAGTTTGTGTAAGTTtaagtacattgttttgtttcagaacTGCAAAGCGTACGCAAAGAAATCAATTCAGTACCTGCCGCCTATAGGATGGATGTGGAAATTTTCTGAGTTTGTATTTTTAGAGAGGTCTTTCGAAAAGGATAAGGAAATAATTAAGAAGCAGATATCAGAAATATGTGACTATCCGGATCCTGTCTGGGTGAGTCGATGACACACAACTGGACTTTGTAATCCACTTGATGTATCTATTGttatgactacttacttattaagtaaataataggttactatttatttactaatacGATCATAATGCAACACTAGTTTTTGGCAGTGGTCTGATtggacataataaataaataaaataaataaaaagagtttatttcggacatgttccatagtggaACACAGACAGTTCATAGTGGTGGTGGTTATATTTTATGAATGCTTCTAATCATTAATAATCAAACATAATGCTGTTTGAGCTCATATTATCACTGTTACAAAATACGATAATATATAAAACATGAAAGAATATaaactattatattattaatataatataacacacATCCTAGTGTTAAGCCGTGCcataaataatttgattaaaAGACGTCCATTTGATAACTGGTTACTAAATGGAACTTCAGTTCTTTGATAAAATTATGAATGATGCTTTGTACAAAAACTATTGTAACTAAGTTTCTTATGGAATTACTTCATTTTTCCATAATAGTTCACTGTTATGCCTGTGTTCAATGCATACATATTTGGAATTCTGTACCCCACAAATtaggtttcctaggtcaaagaaaaattatgaaattgcgattactaaataaagacagatgtaaaggtgacaagacacattttctttttttatttaaattatttatgaattttaataaagaaaaaatgtaataacaagtgttacattttgtcatgttttgcGATGAtgtcccaggttgctttttcatacaaattcctttagtaaaaagtaactgatttgactagttggaaactaccctattcatgGGCGTGGGTTCAGTTGACCAAAGAATAGCTAAACTTAATTGTCAGTGGATGCCACTTTCCTCGTAGAAAGGACGGTCGATGGGACCGGTGCTCGGGTGGCGACTGCGCACCTGAAAGCGCTGTACGTAGGCACCCCACAAGGTGGAGTGATGACCTGTAGGTCGCGGGAAACTGTTGGATGCGGCCAGCAGAAGATTCGTCATTGTGGCGAGCCTTGGAAAGGCCTATGTTCAGCAGTGGACGATTTCCAGCTAATGGTGATGTTTCAGTTGTCGCGGTATGTCCTCTAAATTCGTCTATGTTCGTCATTTTCCATTTACAGAACAGACACGGTTACTTTAGTTGATCATATTAGTGTAcatgtaataataatgaatgataatgttacgataaaaatatatatctttcCAGCTACTACTAACGCCAGAAGGAACGCGTTTTACCCCAAAGAAACATGAAGCTTCCTTGAAGTTTGCTAAGGAAAAGAATCTTCCGTTATTAAAACACCACCTTACTCCTAGGACTAGAGGGTTCACCACCAGTTTACAGTACTTTAGAGACAAAATTCCCGCTATATACAATATACAGTTGGCATTTGAAAAGGATGCTAAGGTAAGTGTCATTTTATTACTAGACTAGATGTGCTTATTTCATTCGACGTGGACAGATTGCTCTCGTGTCACCATGCCATAGACTAAAGTCATGCCATAGACCATAGACAGTCGGAAAGTCCTCAAGCCAATTTGTATCGGGCATCgatttcaccccctctgggtcataCTTaggtcttaaatggccgtaagccagtGAGGAGTAAGGGAGATAGCGCGCagactgtctcgctcgcacatacgcgttaggcggcacaaagtaagaatgagattttagtatggagtgtccggcTGTTGCATTTTGGTTTCTTTTTGCTCTGCTCGCCCTATTATGTATGATATGAACCTTGATGACAATGTAAGATATAAACCCCAGCGCATGTTTTCAGACTCCGCCTACTCTGACCAGCCTTCTGTTTGGTAAACCGGTGCATGCGCATCTCTACATCGAACGGATTCCTGTCAGCACGGTGCCTAAAGACGAAGCCGAAGCGTCGAAGTGGCTGCATGACATCTTCGTGGTTAAGGTAAGAAAAGTACAAAGTTGCATCGAATAATGGAACCCTTTTCCCGCTAcgcatttttatacaaatatttggCATGCATCTAAGAAGGtactgctaggcaaaggcctcTTCCCTCGTTCTTCA
Coding sequences:
- the LOC126367049 gene encoding tRNA N6-adenosine threonylcarbamoyltransferase, mitochondrial-like yields the protein MLRRNQNKLNYLFVIVLTIAMLSPCRYSLLSQIKIIKCLVRSYGIPAYSKSSKILGIETSCDDTGCAVVDGAGNLLGETLYSQSAIHVRYGGVNPTVAHDLHRENIEAAVTGALKKANFTMNDVDAIAVTTRPGLLISLQVGVMYAKFLSRTHQKPLIPVHHMEAHALVARMYHEIPFPFLALLISGGHCLVSVVKDVNDFLLLGKSLDNAPGEVMDKVARRMKLRNIPEYSQVSGGQAIELAATYAKNPGMFEFPLPLVRSRDCDFSFSGLKDSLVRKLISKEAEHGIIGDGIIPEVNDLCAAFQLAIAEHVVHRLDRAILFCEKNKIITDNCKNIVVSGGVACNNFIFNSLQYLGEKRGYNVYRPPPRVCTDNGIMIAWNGIEKLRIQQGVFSNIDLKDIDPEAPLGKNIIEEVKSANIQTKVTRLKKYIVSYFCALISSLTLKINLKEKYVCNFTTLFY
- the LOC126367131 gene encoding protein stunted-like isoform X1, yielding MSAWRQAGLNYINYSTIAAKTLRRALKPELRADAMKRDESHVRITPWANGKPAPTQQPGAK
- the LOC126367131 gene encoding protein stunted-like isoform X2 gives rise to the protein MSAWRQAGLNYINYSTIAAKTLRRALKPELRADAMKRDESHVRITPWANGKPAHEKD
- the LOC126367067 gene encoding 1-acyl-sn-glycerol-3-phosphate acyltransferase gamma-like, which produces MISLSILKQSTIIHLCFAISYFTSGLILSLIQGILYFGLKPFDKTLYRKINYYLSYSFYCQLVFMSEWWSGTKLCIYVKKDEYEKFYGKEHGYLLMNHSYEIDWLMGWHFCDGIQVLGNCKAYAKKSIQYLPPIGWMWKFSEFVFLERSFEKDKEIIKKQISEICDYPDPVWLLLTPEGTRFTPKKHEASLKFAKEKNLPLLKHHLTPRTRGFTTSLQYFRDKIPAIYNIQLAFEKDAKTPPTLTSLLFGKPVHAHLYIERIPVSTVPKDEAEASKWLHDIFVVKDKMQDSFLNTGDFFSQSGVERVEPFYVPPRIYSLLNTLGWAVVTLTPMLHYLLGLLLSGKLLYFSFGCVILAAFYFLLQKSIGMSKISQGSSYGTENKK